A window from Rana temporaria chromosome 8, aRanTem1.1, whole genome shotgun sequence encodes these proteins:
- the LOC120909989 gene encoding oocyte zinc finger protein XlCOF6-like, which produces MMENQPPLTSPDGSSNGNPPKRCRRPLHSTHEDHNYARRYQGDNLKYVKVKIKTEEEETYVTGDHSMVEGARMMPIKEEKSFHTMMENQPPLTSPDGSNNGNPPERCPPPLYSWDSTKDGQIIPRLHRAEELLNIKVEVKKEEEETYVTGDQQFMKENKVMDTIKVEKSSPDISSDGRYLPKINTLERHLVISPGSTAIDGGIPHPSPKVTLLWLIRPMGSSNPEGSSGKSHTMTSDLHLRPMNPSNPEQPSHNFLTMTSDVHLRPMDPSNPEEPSHNFHTMTSDVHLSSHLADRPTDPSGSPWSCLVCGKILANKKGLEKHQICHTAERPYSCSECGNRYARKQSLIVHLRIHTGERPFSCSVCGKTFHKRQSLVTHQRIHTGERPFSCSECEKSFYVKPHLLAHQRVHTGERPFCCSECGKCFSDKGGLAKHQRIHTGERLLPCSECGKCFTDQRRLRIHQRVHTGERPFSCSECGKCFSKKESLVIHERIHTGVRPYSCPECGKCFRDKGSLSKHIRKTHIGFPDQSQVPTPQRVHAEERPFSCSECGKCFSKKVTLDSHQRIHTGERPFSCPECGKGFHDKGSLGKHVKKTHIGVSDQSHVRTPQTVDPGDRPFSCSDCGKCFSRKETLVIHQRIHTGARPFSCTECGKGFHDKGSLGRHVKKDHDGVSDQRRFRKHKRAHAVERPFSCSECGSRFTRKDTLVIHQRIHTGEFPFCCPECDKSFHDKGSLRKHIAKTHVPERLFSCLECGKGFSDPSNLRRHEKRLHL; this is translated from the exons atgatggagaatcagccgcccctcacatcaccgg atggatccagtaatgggaacccaccaaagAGATGTCGCCGTCCTCTGCATTCCACACATGAAGATCACAACTACGCACGCCGTTATCAG GGTGACAATCTGAAATATGTAAAAGTTAAGATTaaaacagaagaagaagagacataTGTGACCGGCGATCACTCAATGGTAGAGGGTGCTAGGATGATGCCTATTAAAGAGGAGAAATCTTTCCATaccatgatggagaatcagccgcccctcacatcaccgg atggatccaataatgggaacccaccagagagatgtccccctcctctgtattcctgggattccacaAAGGATGGTCAAATTATCCCTCGCCTTCATCGG GCTGAGGAACTCCTTAATATAAAAGTTGAGgtgaaaaaggaagaagaagagacgtatgtgacgGGTGATCAGCAATTTATGAAGGAGAACAAGGTTATGGATAccataaaagtggagaaatcttcTCCAGATATCAGCTCAG ATGGCCGGTATTTGCCAAAGATCAATACGTTGGAGAGACATCTTGTTATATCTCCAGGTTCCACTGCAATAGATGGTGGCATTCCACATCCTTCTCCAAAAGTAACACTTTTATGGTTGATAAGACCAATGGGTTCTTCTAATCCTGAGGGATCTTCTGgtaaatcccatactatgacctcAGATCTCCATCTAAGACCAATGAATCCTTCTAATCCTGAGCAACCTTCTCATAATTTCCTCACTATGAcctcagatgtccatctaagaccaatggatccttctaatcctgaggaaccttCTCATAATTTCCATACTATGACATCAGACGTCCACCTAAGTTCTCACTTGGCTGACAGACCAACAGATCCATCCGGGAGCCCGTGGTCGTGCTTGGTGTGCGGAAAAATATTAGCTAACAAAAAAGGACTTGAGAAACACCAGATATGTCACACGGCCGAGCGTCCGTATTCATGTTCGGAGTGCGGAAACCGTTATGCCAGGAAGCAAAGCCTTATTGTACACCTGAGAATTCACACTGGGGAGCGTCCTTTTTCCTGCTCCGTGTGCGGGAAAACTTTTCATAAGAGGCAAAGCCTTGTtacacaccagagaattcacactggtGAGCGCCCCTTTTCCTGTTCGGAGTGCGAAAAAAGTTTTTACGTGAAACCGCACCTTCTTGCGCACCAGAGAGTTCACACGGGGGAGCGTCCCTTTTGCTGTtccgagtgcggaaaatgtttttccgaCAAGGGAGGCCTTGCCAAACACCAGAGAATCCACACTGGCGAGCGCCTCCTTCCTTGTtccgagtgcggaaaatgttttaccGACCAAAGACGCCTTCGTatacaccagagggttcacactggcGAGCGTCCCTTTTCCTGTtcggagtgcggaaaatgtttttctaaaAAAGAAAGCCTTGTAATACACGAGAGAATTCACACTGGTGTGCGTCCCTATAGCTGTccggagtgcggaaaatgttttcgcGACAAAGGAAGCCTCAGTAAACACATTAGGAAAACTCATattggttttcccgaccaaagccaGGTTCCTACACCCCAGAGAGTTCACGCCGAAGAGCGTCCCTTTTCctgttcggagtgcgggaaatgtttttctaaGAAGGTAACCTTGGATagccaccagagaattcacacgggtgagcgtccctttAGCTGTCCGGAGTGTGGAAAAGGTTTTCACGATAAAGGAAGCCTTGGGAAACACGTTAAGAAAACTCATATCGGTGTTTCTGACCAAAGCCACGTTCGTACGCCTCAGACAGTCGACCCCGGTGACCGCCCCTTTTCCTGTTCAGACTGCGGAAAGTGTTTTTCTAGAAAAGAAACCCTCGttatacaccagagaattcacaccggCGCGCGTCCCTTTAGCTGCACAGAGTGCGGAAAAGGCTTTCATGATAAAGGAAGCCTTGGTAGACACGTTAAGAAAGATCACGATGGAGTTTCTGACCAAAGGCGCTTTCGTAAACACAAGAGAGCTCACGCAGTTGAGCGTCCCTTttcctgttcagagtgcggaaGTCGTTTTACTAGAAAAGACACCCTCGTtatacaccagaggattcacactggcGAGTTTCCCTTTTGCTGTCCGGAGTGCGACAAATCTTTTCATGATAAGGGAAGCCTTCGTAAACACATTGCCAAAACCCACGTCCCCGAACGTCTCTTTTCCTGTTtggagtgcgggaaaggtttttcTGATCCGTCAAACCTTCGTAGACATGAAAAAAGATTACACTTGTGA
- the LOC120910059 gene encoding zinc finger protein OZF-like gives MGDQQSMKKEKEESSLKTSSNGKYCSEINTLERSLITSPDCATSPSFAVLFPMNVTFYYLVRPMDPSNPEKSHTMTTDVHLRPMGPSNPEKSHTMTSDVHLRPMGPSNPEKSHTMTTDVHLRPMGPSNPEKSHTMTSDVHLRPMGPSNPEKSHTMTTDVHLRSMGPSNPEEPSHKSHTMTSDVHLRPMGPSNPEKSHTMATDVHLRPMGPSNPEKSHTMATDVHLRPMGPSNPEESHTMTSDVHLCSHSADQSTDPSNLQKPSSTHEGAHTGGSTLPCLVCGKTVTKQNAVVNHQKSDKPESSNSCSECGKSFAKKQNLRVHQRTHTGERRFSCSECGKSFYEKHIFLTHLRTHTGERPFPCPECGKCFSEKAYLHKHQKIHASELPYPCSECGKGFPTKQSLVKHQGIHTGVRPFSCSECGRGCSTKDKFVIHQRIHTGERPFSCSECGKSFSDKGSLRKHERTHTGERPYDCLECGKSLSSRSCLRIHQRTHTGERPFCCSECGKCFSNQEFLLKHQGVHTGERPFSCSECGKSYFDQTRLRTHQKKEHC, from the exons atggGTGATCAGCAGAGCATGAAGAaggaaaaggaggaatcttctctgAAAACCAGCTCAA ATGGAAAGTATTGTTCAGAGATCAATACATTGGAGAGAAGTCTTATTACGTCTCCAGATTGTGCAACGTCACCATCTTTTGCAGTACTATTTCCTATGAATGTAACATTTTACTATTTGGTCAGACCAATGGATCCTTCTAATCCTGAgaaatcccatactatgactaCAGATGTCCATCTAAGACCAATGGGTCCTTCTAATCCTGAgaaatcccatactatgacttcagatgtccatctaagacCAATGGGTCCTTCTAATCCTGAgaaatcccatactatgactaCAGATGTCCATCTAAGACCAATGGGTCCTTCTAATCCTGAgaaatcccatactatgacttcagatgtccatctaagacCAATGGGTCCTTCTAATCCTGAgaaatcccatactatgactacagatgtccatctaagatcaatgggtccttctaatcctgaggaaccttctcataaatcccatactatgacttcagatgtccatctaagacCAATGGGTCCTTCTAATCCTGAGAAATCCCATACTATGGCTACAGATGTCCATCTAAGACCAATGGGTCCTTCTAATCCTGAGAAATCCCATACTATGGCTACAGATGTCCATCTAAGACCAATGGGTCCTTCTAATCCTGAGGaatcccatactatgacttcAGATGTCCATCTATGTTCTCACAGTGCTGACCAATCAACAGATCCATCCAATCTCCAGAAACCCTCTTCAACCCATGAGGGAGCTCACACAGGAGGGAGCACATTGCCATGTTTGGTGTGCGGAAAAACAGTCACTAAGCAAAATGCAGTTGTTAACCACCAGAAATCTGACAAGCCTGAGAGTTCTaattcgtgttcagagtgcggaaaaaGTTTTGCTAAGAAACAAAACCTTCGTGTACACCAGCGAACACACACTGGTGAGCGTCGCTTTTCCTGCTCAGAGTGCGGAAAAAGTTTTTATGAGAAACACATTTTTCTTACACACCTTAGAACTCACACTGGTGAGCGCCCCTTTCCTTGTCCAGAGTGCGGTAAATGTTTTTCTGAAAAGGCATACCTTCACAAACACCAGAAAATTCACGCGAGTGAGCTTCCTTatccatgttcagagtgtggaaaAGGTTTTCCTACAAAACAAAGCCTTGTGAAACACCAGGGAATACATACGGGCGTGCGGCCCTtttcttgttcagagtgcggaagaGGTTGTTCTACAAAAGATAAGTTTGttatacaccagagaattcataCGGGAGAGCGTCCCTTTAGCTGTTCAGAGTGTGGAAAATCTTTTTCTGATAAAGGAAGCCTTCGTAAACACGAGAGAacccacacgggtgagcgtccctatGACTGTTTAGAGTGCGGGAAGTCTCTTTCTAGTAGAAGTTGCCTTCGTATacaccagagaactcacacgggtgagcgtcccttttgctgttctgagtgcggaaaatgtttttctaaCCAAGAATTCCTTCTTAAACATCAGGGCGTTCATACGGGGGAGCGTCCCTTTTCCTGTTCGGAGTGCGGAAAAAGTTATTTTGACCAGACAAGACTTCGCACACACCAGAAAAAAGAACACTGTTGA